In Deltaproteobacteria bacterium, a single genomic region encodes these proteins:
- a CDS encoding 4Fe-4S dicluster domain-containing protein, whose translation MNEDRRSFLKLAGLCALGVGAKPVTDAMAGSGQSPYSSKPRALQAKRWGMVVDVKTCQEKIAKDQCRDCIAACHITHNVPEIEGAKEEIKWIWQTPYEHAFPGQVDEFAQLTGTPFMVLCNHCDNPPCVRVCPTKATFKREDGVVMMDFHRCIGCRYCMAACPFGARSFNFQDPRPFIKEVRTEFPTRMRGVVEKCNFCAERLADGLQPACVEACKPKALIFGDLEDPDSDVRRALRGKYAIRRKTFLGTRPSVLYLV comes from the coding sequence ATGAACGAAGACCGTAGGAGTTTTTTGAAGTTAGCCGGTCTGTGCGCTCTGGGGGTTGGAGCCAAACCGGTAACAGACGCCATGGCAGGCTCCGGCCAATCCCCCTACTCATCGAAGCCGAGGGCCCTGCAGGCGAAACGATGGGGCATGGTCGTCGATGTGAAAACATGCCAGGAGAAGATCGCAAAGGACCAGTGCAGAGACTGCATTGCCGCCTGTCACATTACGCACAATGTCCCGGAAATTGAGGGCGCGAAAGAGGAAATCAAGTGGATCTGGCAGACGCCTTATGAGCACGCATTTCCAGGCCAGGTCGACGAGTTCGCTCAATTGACGGGGACCCCTTTCATGGTTCTCTGCAATCATTGCGATAATCCACCCTGCGTGCGGGTCTGCCCTACCAAGGCGACCTTCAAGCGGGAAGACGGCGTCGTGATGATGGATTTTCATCGATGCATCGGCTGCCGATACTGCATGGCCGCATGCCCGTTCGGAGCCCGAAGCTTCAACTTTCAAGACCCGCGACCCTTTATAAAAGAGGTTCGTACCGAGTTTCCGACCAGGATGAGAGGCGTAGTGGAAAAGTGCAATTTCTGCGCGGAACGGCTGGCGGATGGTTTGCAGCCTGCCTGTGTGGAAGCCTGCAAACCCAAGGCGCTGATCTTTGGAGACCTTGAGGATCCGGATTCCGACGTCAGAAGGGCGCTTCGCGGTAAGTACGCCATCCGGCGCAAAACCTTTCTTGGCACACGTCCATCCGTGCTTTATCTAGTGTGA
- the dsrM gene encoding sulfate reduction electron transfer complex DsrMKJOP subunit DsrM, whose protein sequence is MNFLFSMSVALIAVTALVLIPLVGVYAVDLRVLFGVIIPYAAILLFFGGMVWRVIKWGRSPVPFRIPTTCGQQKTLPWIKWNKVENPCTKGGVIIRMLFEVLLFRSLFRNTQLDYRQEGPRAIYGSEKFLWLAAIAFHYCFLVIFLRHFRLFLENVPFFVPWLERVDGWLEVGVPGLYMTDLIILGALGWLFVRRVIIPQIRYISLPADYFPLLLIVGIVISGILMRYFLRVDVVGIKEFVVSLFSLKPKINEGIGTIFYVHLFLVSALIAYFPFSKLVHLGGVFLSPTRNLPNDSRIRRHVNPWNYPVKVHGYAAYEDEFREKMIEAGLPVEKES, encoded by the coding sequence ATGAACTTCCTTTTTTCGATGTCGGTTGCGTTGATAGCGGTTACCGCGCTTGTTTTGATCCCCCTCGTCGGAGTCTACGCGGTTGATCTGCGTGTACTCTTCGGAGTGATCATACCCTACGCGGCCATTCTGCTGTTTTTTGGGGGAATGGTCTGGCGGGTGATCAAATGGGGGCGCTCACCGGTTCCGTTCCGCATTCCCACCACTTGCGGCCAACAGAAAACGCTACCCTGGATCAAATGGAACAAAGTGGAAAATCCGTGCACCAAGGGAGGCGTCATTATCAGGATGCTGTTCGAGGTGCTCCTGTTCCGGTCGCTTTTTAGAAATACGCAACTGGACTACAGGCAGGAAGGCCCGAGGGCGATCTACGGGTCGGAAAAGTTTCTGTGGCTGGCGGCGATTGCATTCCACTATTGTTTTCTGGTGATCTTTTTGAGGCACTTCCGACTTTTTCTCGAAAACGTTCCGTTTTTTGTACCTTGGCTGGAACGGGTGGACGGATGGCTCGAGGTCGGGGTTCCGGGTCTCTATATGACCGATCTGATTATTCTGGGCGCACTAGGCTGGCTCTTCGTTCGGAGAGTGATCATCCCGCAGATAAGGTATATCTCGCTTCCGGCCGACTATTTCCCGCTGTTGCTGATCGTGGGTATCGTGATTTCGGGAATACTCATGCGATATTTTCTACGAGTGGACGTGGTCGGGATCAAGGAATTCGTGGTGAGCCTTTTCAGTTTGAAGCCCAAGATCAATGAAGGCATCGGCACGATCTTCTATGTGCACTTATTTCTTGTCAGCGCGCTGATCGCATACTTCCCCTTCAGCAAGCTTGTTCATTTAGGGGGTGTGTTTCTCAGTCCAACCAGGAATCTTCCCAACGATTCTCGTATCCGCAGGCACGTGAATCCCTGGAATTACCCCGTCAAGGTCCATGGCTACGCTGCTTATGAGGACGAGTTCAGGGAAAAAATGATTGAAGCCGGATTACCAGTAGAAAAGGAGTCGTAA
- the dsrJ gene encoding sulfate reduction electron transfer complex DsrMKJOP subunit DsrJ yields MYNSVKIIIGLIIFVGLMAYPIWSSIGKPGPAPELVLTEKAKQAKVCIEATPWMKESHMQLLDNWRNKVVREKNRLYTNAQGQAYNMSLTNTCLDCHSNKDTFCDRCHNYTSVRPYCWDCHNVPKGKSDERRP; encoded by the coding sequence ATGTATAATTCAGTCAAGATTATCATCGGTCTCATTATCTTCGTCGGTCTCATGGCGTATCCAATTTGGTCCAGTATCGGAAAGCCCGGGCCTGCGCCGGAACTGGTACTGACCGAAAAGGCCAAGCAGGCAAAGGTTTGCATTGAGGCGACTCCATGGATGAAAGAGTCGCACATGCAGTTGCTGGATAATTGGCGGAACAAAGTTGTCCGAGAGAAGAACAGGCTCTATACCAACGCTCAAGGACAGGCCTACAACATGAGCCTGACGAACACATGCCTTGACTGCCACTCGAACAAGGACACATTTTGCGACCGATGCCACAACTACACGTCGGTAAGACCGTACTGTTGGGACTGCCATAATGTGCCAAAGGGGAAGAGTGATGAACGAAGACCGTAG
- the dsrA gene encoding dissimilatory-type sulfite reductase subunit alpha: protein MAFEPQEPQKELKYDELRIYSDAELKNYTEKELKNFKIKHDIPMCEDLESGPWPSFVADAKREALHRRKLAADRMMIERDVVEDMLGQLELSFKDGETHWKHGGIVGVFGYGGGVIGRYSDLQVKFPSIAHFHTVRVNQPASKFYNTDYLRSLCDLWEYRGSGMMNLHGSTGDIIFLGTFTEQLEPIFYELTHVMQQDLGGSGSNLRTPSCCIGKARCEWACYDTQELCYDLTHHYQDELHRPAFPYKFKFKFDGCPNGCVASIARSDLSFIGTWKDNIRIDQKAVSAYMGGEIIPNAGAHRGRDWGAFDIRKEVIDLCPTGCMWLEGGKLMIDDKECTRCMHCINVMPQALRPGVDTGVSILCGAKAPILEGAQMAVLTIPFMKAEPPYDNIKAFIEKVWDWWMEEGKNRERLGELIQRQGLPKFIQVLGIPAMPQMVKEPRSNPYIFWKEEDVPGGWQRDIQDYRSRHAR, encoded by the coding sequence ATGGCATTTGAACCTCAAGAACCCCAAAAAGAGTTGAAGTACGATGAGCTACGCATCTACTCCGACGCAGAGTTGAAAAACTACACAGAGAAAGAGCTCAAGAACTTCAAGATCAAACACGACATCCCCATGTGCGAAGATCTGGAGTCGGGACCGTGGCCGAGTTTCGTGGCCGACGCCAAACGAGAGGCTCTTCATAGAAGGAAGCTGGCCGCGGATCGCATGATGATCGAGCGGGACGTAGTGGAAGACATGCTCGGCCAGTTGGAACTCTCTTTCAAAGATGGTGAGACCCACTGGAAACACGGCGGAATCGTCGGCGTATTCGGCTACGGCGGCGGTGTTATTGGAAGGTACTCGGACCTGCAGGTCAAGTTTCCTTCGATTGCTCATTTTCATACAGTGCGCGTGAACCAGCCAGCCAGCAAGTTCTACAATACCGATTATCTCAGAAGCCTTTGCGACCTCTGGGAATATCGGGGAAGCGGCATGATGAACCTGCACGGTTCCACCGGCGACATCATTTTCCTCGGAACCTTTACCGAACAGCTCGAGCCTATCTTTTACGAGCTGACGCACGTAATGCAGCAAGACCTCGGCGGTTCCGGATCCAATTTACGTACGCCCTCCTGCTGCATCGGCAAGGCGCGCTGCGAGTGGGCCTGCTACGACACCCAGGAACTCTGCTACGATCTGACGCACCATTATCAGGATGAGTTGCATCGTCCCGCGTTCCCGTACAAGTTCAAATTCAAGTTCGATGGTTGCCCCAACGGCTGCGTGGCCTCCATTGCGCGTTCCGACCTGTCGTTCATCGGCACCTGGAAAGACAACATCCGGATCGATCAGAAAGCAGTCAGCGCCTACATGGGAGGCGAAATCATCCCCAACGCCGGCGCTCACAGGGGCAGGGACTGGGGAGCGTTCGACATCCGGAAAGAGGTCATCGATCTGTGTCCCACCGGGTGCATGTGGCTGGAAGGCGGCAAGCTCATGATTGACGACAAGGAATGCACCCGTTGCATGCACTGCATCAACGTCATGCCCCAGGCTCTGAGACCCGGTGTGGACACCGGCGTCAGCATCCTTTGCGGAGCCAAAGCCCCCATCCTCGAGGGCGCCCAAATGGCGGTCCTGACCATTCCTTTCATGAAAGCGGAACCACCCTACGACAACATCAAAGCGTTCATCGAAAAGGTCTGGGACTGGTGGATGGAAGAAGGAAAAAACCGCGAACGTCTCGGCGAACTGATTCAGCGTCAAGGCCTGCCCAAGTTTATTCAAGTCCTGGGGATTCCGGCCATGCCGCAAATGGTTAAAGAACCTCGAAGCAACCCCTATATCTTCTGGAAAGAAGAAGACGTTCCCGGCGGTTGGCAGCGAGACATCCAAGACTATCGATCCAGGCACGCGAGATAG
- a CDS encoding methyltransferase domain-containing protein, with amino-acid sequence MVSHPVLPSKYETTTTDIRVADKSLTFLQIRNMDAVIGELLKPGKKGEGERPFWAKIWESSVLLAHLLSMLPVKSDASMLEIGCGMGVAGLFASAFGHDTILTDINEDALAFARANAALNGLEDTRIVRLDWGSDRLERRFDMIFGSDVLYTDGSYGLLIEFLKAHLKPDGKVVLAVSGFISAATFFKEAEPVFKIGKKTYALRSDTRSHSIFLYTLEYP; translated from the coding sequence ATGGTTTCACACCCCGTTCTTCCCTCCAAATACGAAACGACGACCACGGATATCCGAGTCGCAGATAAGAGCTTGACGTTTCTGCAAATCCGGAACATGGACGCCGTTATTGGGGAACTGCTCAAACCTGGGAAAAAAGGGGAGGGCGAGCGGCCTTTTTGGGCTAAAATATGGGAAAGCTCCGTCTTGTTGGCCCATTTGCTCTCGATGCTTCCCGTGAAATCGGACGCGTCGATGCTGGAAATCGGATGCGGCATGGGAGTGGCGGGATTGTTTGCGTCGGCGTTCGGCCACGATACGATCCTTACGGACATCAATGAAGATGCGTTGGCCTTTGCCCGAGCCAACGCCGCTTTGAACGGCCTCGAAGACACCAGGATCGTCCGCCTGGATTGGGGGTCGGACCGCTTGGAACGGAGGTTCGACATGATATTCGGCTCGGACGTCCTTTACACGGACGGCAGCTACGGTCTTCTGATCGAATTTCTGAAAGCGCATTTGAAGCCGGACGGCAAAGTCGTCCTTGCGGTCAGCGGCTTTATCTCGGCGGCCACGTTTTTTAAAGAGGCGGAACCGGTTTTTAAAATCGGCAAAAAGACCTATGCTCTTCGATCCGACACCCGAAGCCATTCTATTTTTCTGTACACCCTCGAATATCCATGA
- a CDS encoding (Fe-S)-binding protein gives MAVKTPKPTELAQIEHSPSFTGWMDVPVQFREGVYCHAGKPKNLEAVGLPNPREWAVPDEDWALPSDWMEIVRQGFKDRLDRYRSFHVFMDICVRCGACADKCHFFIGSGDPKNMPVLRAELIRSIYRGEFTTAGRILGKLAGGRKLTVDVLKEWWYYLFQCTECRRCSVFCPYGIDTAEVTIIGRELLNLIGLNTDWISAPVANCYRTGNHLGIQPHAFKDMIDFFVDEIEGVTGVRVSPTFNRKGAELLFVTPSGDVFADPGTYTCMGYLMLFHALDLDYTWSTYASEGGNFGLFTSHEMMKRLNAKMYLEAKRLGVKWILGGECGHMWRVINQYMDTMNGPADFLEVPVSPLTGTKFHQAASTKVVHIAEFTADLIKNGKLALDPSRNDDLVVTWHDSCNTARGMGFFEEPRYVLKNVVNHFYEMPENTIREQTFCCGSGSGLNAGENMEIRMRGGFPRANAAKYVHEKHGVNMMSCICAIDRAVLTASMQYWVPEVGVCGLHELVANALIMPGEKERTLNLRGEPLPGVEEEEDV, from the coding sequence ATGGCCGTTAAAACGCCAAAGCCCACTGAACTGGCCCAAATCGAACACAGTCCGTCGTTTACGGGTTGGATGGACGTTCCGGTGCAGTTTCGTGAGGGCGTATATTGTCACGCGGGAAAACCCAAGAATTTGGAGGCCGTCGGACTTCCAAATCCGCGTGAATGGGCGGTTCCGGACGAAGACTGGGCGTTACCCAGCGATTGGATGGAAATCGTCCGACAAGGATTCAAGGATCGTCTCGATCGTTACCGAAGCTTTCACGTGTTCATGGATATTTGTGTGAGATGTGGGGCTTGCGCGGACAAGTGCCACTTCTTCATCGGATCCGGCGATCCGAAAAACATGCCCGTGCTGAGAGCGGAACTCATCCGATCCATCTATCGCGGTGAATTCACTACGGCCGGCAGGATTCTGGGAAAGCTGGCCGGCGGGAGAAAACTCACGGTCGACGTCTTGAAGGAATGGTGGTACTACCTTTTTCAGTGCACCGAGTGCCGTCGTTGTTCCGTGTTTTGTCCGTATGGGATCGATACGGCTGAAGTCACGATCATCGGGAGAGAGTTGCTCAATCTTATCGGTTTGAATACGGACTGGATTTCCGCGCCGGTAGCCAACTGCTACCGGACGGGAAACCATCTTGGAATTCAGCCGCATGCGTTCAAGGATATGATCGATTTCTTCGTGGATGAAATCGAGGGTGTAACGGGCGTGCGAGTTTCTCCCACTTTCAACAGAAAAGGGGCCGAGCTCCTGTTCGTTACGCCTTCCGGGGATGTGTTTGCCGACCCGGGCACGTATACCTGCATGGGCTACCTTATGCTTTTCCACGCCCTGGATCTGGACTACACATGGAGCACGTATGCCTCCGAAGGCGGAAACTTCGGCCTCTTTACGTCCCACGAGATGATGAAAAGGCTCAACGCCAAGATGTATCTGGAAGCCAAGCGGCTTGGCGTAAAATGGATTCTTGGCGGGGAATGCGGCCACATGTGGCGGGTCATCAATCAATATATGGACACCATGAACGGGCCGGCGGACTTCTTGGAGGTCCCGGTATCGCCTCTTACCGGAACGAAATTCCATCAGGCCGCGTCCACCAAGGTGGTCCATATTGCGGAATTTACCGCGGACTTGATCAAGAACGGCAAGCTGGCTCTGGACCCGAGTAGAAACGATGATCTGGTGGTGACCTGGCATGACTCGTGTAACACGGCCCGCGGCATGGGATTCTTCGAAGAACCGCGATACGTGCTCAAGAACGTGGTGAATCATTTCTACGAAATGCCCGAAAACACCATACGGGAGCAGACCTTCTGTTGCGGGAGCGGCTCCGGTCTCAATGCCGGGGAAAACATGGAAATACGCATGAGAGGGGGCTTTCCGAGAGCGAACGCGGCCAAATACGTTCATGAAAAACATGGTGTCAACATGATGAGTTGCATCTGCGCCATCGACCGCGCCGTGTTGACCGCCTCGATGCAGTACTGGGTTCCTGAAGTGGGGGTATGCGGCCTCCACGAACTCGTGGCCAACGCCCTGATCATGCCTGGAGAGAAAGAGCGGACCCTGAACCTTCGCGGTGAACCTCTCCCCGGAGTAGAGGAGGAAGAGGATGTATAA
- a CDS encoding RsbRD N-terminal domain-containing protein produces MIEVLLADKRRKSRILDTWFEDILKSYPDQTAKIFKTKKNRFANPVGVILSEEIGAIYDGLIEGAEIQELSRFLDNIIRVRAVQDFTASNAVRFVFLLKGILRGELAAEINSGQVSAQELFELETRIDGVALLAFDIYMRCREKLYDLRANELKNRTFRLLQRANLIVDLELKKEAETDAEQD; encoded by the coding sequence GTGATAGAAGTACTTTTAGCGGACAAGCGAAGAAAGTCCAGAATTCTGGATACATGGTTCGAAGACATTCTTAAAAGCTACCCCGATCAGACGGCAAAGATTTTCAAGACGAAGAAGAATCGTTTCGCCAATCCCGTGGGTGTCATCTTATCCGAGGAGATAGGGGCCATCTACGATGGATTGATCGAGGGGGCCGAAATTCAGGAACTGTCGCGTTTCCTTGACAACATTATTCGGGTCAGAGCTGTGCAGGATTTCACAGCTTCCAATGCGGTACGGTTCGTTTTTCTGCTCAAAGGGATCCTCCGCGGAGAATTAGCGGCGGAGATCAACAGCGGGCAAGTCTCGGCCCAGGAGTTGTTCGAACTCGAGACGAGGATCGACGGAGTAGCCTTGCTGGCCTTCGACATTTACATGAGATGCCGGGAGAAACTGTACGATCTCCGAGCTAACGAACTGAAGAATCGAACCTTCAGACTTCTCCAACGGGCCAATCTGATCGTTGATCTCGAACTGAAAAAGGAAGCTGAAACAGATGCTGAACAAGATTAG